A window of the Alnus glutinosa chromosome 4, dhAlnGlut1.1, whole genome shotgun sequence genome harbors these coding sequences:
- the LOC133866914 gene encoding uncharacterized protein LOC133866914: MDVRKIVVVVEDVDAARTALQWALHNLLRYGDLVTLLHVFPSARSKNKKKARLLRLKGFQLALSFKDVICNNFPNTKVEIVVTEGDQEGRKISAMVREIGASALVVGLHDQSFLYKLAMAHDNLNCRVLGVKQPASSPVRTKTNVVAALDSPTNMDFSQIEIARLHVPDISPPKIPYQICPTPSAIIWRSRKSRRR; the protein is encoded by the exons ATGGATGTGAGGAAAATAGTGGTAGTCGTGGAAGACGTGGACGCAGCAAGAACTGCCCTCCAATGGGCTCTCCACAACCTCCTTCGCTACGGCGACTTAGTCACTCTCCTCCATGTCTTTCCCTCCGCaagatccaaaaacaaaaagaaagctcGCCTCCTCCGCCTCAAAGGCTTCCAATTGGCCCTCTCCTTCAAAGACGTCATCTGCAACAACTTCCCCAAC ACAAAGGTTGAGATCGTTGTGACCGAGGGTGATCAAGAAGGTAGGAAGATTTCAGCCATGGTGCGAGAGATCGGAGCTTCGGCGCTTGTGGTTGGACTCCATGACCAAAGCTTTCTTTACAA GCTGGCAATGGCCCACGACAACTTGAATTGCAGAGTGCTTGGCGTGAAACAACCAGCTTCATCACCGGTTAGGACGAAGACCAATGTGGTAGCAGCATTAGACAGTCCAACTAACATGGACTTTTCGCAGATCGAGATTGCCAGATTACA TGTCCCCGATATTTCTCCACCCAAAATTCCATACCAAATTTGCCCAACCCCTTCAGCAATTATTTGGAGGTCAAGGAAGTCAAGGAGAAGGTAA